Proteins from a single region of Xenopus laevis strain J_2021 chromosome 9_10S, Xenopus_laevis_v10.1, whole genome shotgun sequence:
- the LOC121398793 gene encoding protein FAM237A-like: protein MSSRNSGREYYSMQLTGSLLFLGIFVIPAICCHGQVDPLALGRADSQCWETSTAILLEMKKPRIADTVSGFWDLMIYLKSSENIKHGILFWDLAQLFWDIYVECVLSRTHGLGRRQLNDGNKEITNLISHLTLSKLLLVHHSRGYLLMFECQKS from the coding sequence ATGAGCAGCAGAAACAGTGGAAGAGAATACTACAGTATGCAACTAACAGGTTCATTGCTTTTCCTGGGAATATTTGTGATCCCAGCCATCTGTTGCCATGGCCAGGTTGATCCCCTCGCCCTAGGCCGTGCAGATTCCCAGTGCTGGGAGACATCAACAGCAATCCTACTGGAGATGAAGAAGCCACGTATCGCAGACACTGTCTCTGGCTTCTGGGATTTAATGATTTACCTGAAGTCATCTGAAAACATAAAACATGGAATTCTGTTCTGGGACCTAGCACAGCTATTCTGGGACATTTATGTGGAATGTGTGCTTTCTAGAACACATGGCCTTGGGAGGAGACAGCTGAATGATGGAAACAAAGAAATTACAAATTTGATTTCACATCTCACATTAAGTAAGTTGCTTTTAGTACATCATTCTAGAGGATACCTCCTAATGTTCGAATGCCAAAAGAGTTAG